Proteins encoded in a region of the Pelmatolapia mariae isolate MD_Pm_ZW linkage group LG16_19, Pm_UMD_F_2, whole genome shotgun sequence genome:
- the il17d gene encoding interleukin-17D encodes MPLYVIGMLVTLQRNAKMPHRVHVLLLLLLSLCRPAAATRVRKKTVRTRSCLDMPEEKLEEIFGRLSVGVMSAFHHALQLEPQDKLNLTCPTTARVPTDGKTRLPVNLLSISPWAYRISYNPKRYPRYIPEAYCLCKGCLIGPYGEESSQYRSTLVYAPSVILRRTGSCVGGRHSYTEIYVSIAVGCTCVPLLEKRPKKNNQSLQRREPKPRKLFTPRKEA; translated from the exons ATGCCTCTGTACGTGATAGGAATGCTGGTTACGTTACA AAGAAACGCGAAGATGCCCCACAGAGTCCACGTTCTGCTACTACTGCTGCTGTCGCTGTGTCGGCCGGCAGCAGCGACCCGGGTCAGAAAGAAGACCGTCAGGACGCGGTCCTGTCTGGACATGCCGGAGGAGAAGTTGGAGGAGATTTTTGGACGGCTCTCGGTGGGAGTGATGAGCGCTTTCCATCACGCTCTGCAGCTGGAGCCGCAGGACAAACTTAACCTCACCTGCCCCACCACCGCACGAGTCCCGACCGACGGCAAGACCCGCCTCCCGGTCAACCTGCTCAGCATCTCCCCCTGGGCCTACAG gATCTCATACAACCCAAAGAGATATCCCCGCTACATCCCTGAGGCCTACTGCCTGTGCAAGGGCTGCCTGATCGGACCGTACGGCGAGGAGAGCAGTCAGTATCGCAGCACCCTGGTCTACGCTCCCTCCGTCATCCTGAGGAGAACAGGCTCCTGCGTCGGCGGCCGCCACTCTTACACGGAGATCTACGTCTCCATAGCCGTGGGATGCACCTGTGTGCCGCTGCTGGAGAAGAGGCCGAAGAAGAACAACCAGAGCCTGCAGAGGAGAGAGCCTAAACCCAGGAAGCTCTTCACTCCAAGAAAGGAAGCATGA
- the eef1akmt1 gene encoding EEF1A lysine methyltransferase 1 gives MSDSDDDVPTLSAHTLAALQEFYNETKVVTDHSAAPTDQFAVGAVEEDWRMSQFWYSDETATQLAEEAVREAGEGGRIACLSAPSVYQKLKQGVVDGSDRVSAVVLEYDRRFASYREDFVFYDYNEPLSLPDSVSPHSFDIVLADPPYLSEECLSKVTQTIKYLSKGKVLLCTGAIMENLAKDLLDVKMCSFLPKHNRNLSNEFRCFVNYPSRLLSC, from the exons ATGAGCGACAGCGATGACGATGTTCCCACTCTGTCAGCTCACACTCTGGCCGCCCTGCAGGAGTTTTACAATGAAACGAAGGTTGTTACGGATCACAGCGCAGCACCCACAGACCAGTTTGCTGTGGGAGCCGTAGAGGAGGACTGG CGGATGAGCCAGTTCTGGTACAGCGATGAGACAGCAACACAGTTAGCCGAGGAAGCGGTACGAGAGGCTGGAGAGGGAGGAAG GATAGCATGCCTGAGCGCGCCAAGCGTGTACCAGAAGCTGAAGCAGGGCGTGGTGGACGGTTCAGATCGGGTGTCTGCCGTGGTGTTGGAGTACGACCGCCGCTTCGCCTCCTACAGAGAGGACTTCGTGTTCTACGACTACAACGAGCCGCTGTCTCTTCCGGACAGCGTGTCTCCTCACAGCTTCGACATCGTCCTCGCTGACCCGCCTTACCTGTCCGAGGAGTGTCTGAGCAAAGTGACCCAAACCATCAAGTACCTGAGCAAaggcaaagtgctgctgtgcACAG GAGCCATCATGGAGAATCTGGCCAAAGATCTCCTGGATGTAAAAATGTGCAGCTTTTTGCCCAAACACAACAGGAACCTGTCCAATGAGTTCCGCTGTTTTGTCAACTACCCGTCCCGCCTGCTGTCCTGCTGA